A genomic window from Candidatus Methylacidiphilum fumarolicum includes:
- a CDS encoding 3-isopropylmalate dehydratase large subunit, whose protein sequence is MTLTEKILAKASKRSKVLPGDNIWVETDILLTHDVCGPGTIGVFKREFGKNARVWNPYKIVIMPDHYIFTSDSLSNRNVDILRAFSKEQGLPYFYDVIDDPNGNWKFDPLKGPLQRQYGMHYAGVCHTALPEKGHVRPGEVLFGTDSHTCTAGAFNQFATGIGNTDAGFVMGTGKLLIKVPPTIQFYLDGELQKGVMAKDLILYIIGEIGFDGATYMAMQFEGPGAFSLSIEDRMTMANMAIEAGAKNGIFPADQKTIDYVNQRILKNGTKKEFEVVELEKDQKFFASYSIDLSKIEPTVAAPPNPANRFKAKELASVKIDRAYLGSCTGGKLTDFIAFASILKNNMVSVETFAVPSTPEVVDQLHKIELEGQSLWEILVQAGVKITENPSCAACLGGPMDTFGRVNKPLVCISSTNRNFPGRMGDKASLVYLASPMTVAASAIKGKITDPREFL, encoded by the coding sequence ATGACTTTAACAGAAAAGATACTTGCAAAAGCTAGCAAAAGATCGAAAGTCCTTCCTGGAGATAACATTTGGGTGGAGACCGACATTCTCCTTACTCATGATGTTTGCGGGCCAGGAACCATAGGTGTCTTTAAAAGGGAATTTGGGAAAAACGCGCGCGTTTGGAATCCTTACAAAATCGTGATCATGCCCGATCACTACATTTTTACTTCCGATTCTCTTTCCAATAGAAATGTGGACATTTTAAGAGCTTTTTCAAAAGAACAGGGTCTTCCCTATTTTTATGACGTCATTGATGATCCCAATGGAAATTGGAAATTTGATCCTCTCAAAGGGCCTTTACAACGTCAGTACGGAATGCATTACGCTGGCGTTTGCCATACTGCGCTTCCTGAAAAAGGTCATGTCCGACCCGGAGAAGTGCTCTTTGGGACCGACAGTCATACGTGCACAGCGGGGGCATTCAACCAGTTCGCAACGGGAATCGGAAATACGGATGCGGGATTTGTAATGGGAACCGGGAAATTGCTCATCAAAGTCCCCCCAACTATCCAATTCTATCTGGATGGAGAACTTCAAAAAGGGGTCATGGCCAAAGACCTCATCCTTTACATTATTGGGGAAATAGGTTTTGATGGAGCCACTTACATGGCCATGCAGTTTGAAGGTCCGGGAGCCTTCTCTCTCTCAATCGAAGATAGAATGACGATGGCCAATATGGCCATAGAAGCAGGTGCTAAAAATGGGATATTCCCAGCGGATCAGAAAACTATCGACTATGTTAACCAGAGGATTTTAAAGAATGGCACAAAAAAAGAATTCGAAGTCGTTGAGTTAGAAAAAGATCAAAAGTTCTTTGCATCTTACTCAATCGATCTTTCTAAGATAGAACCAACTGTGGCAGCTCCTCCTAATCCAGCTAATAGATTTAAGGCTAAGGAACTGGCTTCCGTAAAAATTGATCGCGCCTATCTCGGCTCTTGTACCGGAGGCAAGCTCACCGATTTTATTGCTTTTGCCTCGATTCTTAAAAACAATATGGTAAGCGTAGAAACTTTCGCCGTGCCTTCTACCCCAGAAGTCGTCGATCAACTCCACAAAATAGAGTTGGAAGGACAAAGTCTGTGGGAAATATTAGTTCAGGCAGGCGTGAAAATTACAGAAAATCCCTCCTGCGCAGCCTGTCTTGGAGGACCAATGGACACCTTCGGGAGAGTTAACAAGCCGCTGGTGTGTATCTCTTCGACAAACAGAAATTTTCCTGGGCGGATGGGAGATAAAGCTTCCCTTGTTTATTTGGCTTCTCCCATGACGGTGGCGGCTTCGGCCATTAAAGGTAAAATTACGGATCCCAGAGAATTTCTCTAA
- a CDS encoding HAD-IC family P-type ATPase, with the protein MPYDSNKLYLGLSWAEAKKRLLAEGPNTPPEKKESSLLLFLSKFWAPVPWMLEITILLEILLHRIHDGIAIAGFLVCSSMLSFLQEHRSKRALFSLLNKLSPDVRVLRDGVWTTIPAKELVCGDLVLLRSGDIVPADLQLIDGEIEVNESAITGESLPRTAQPEERLLSGSFVESGQARGIVIATGAKTHFGKTTRLIEIASPPSEAQKVIFNIVKALVYVDSLLIALIFLYGMIKMAPLSFLLPYALVILIASVPVTLPSVFTLATALGSKELAEKGVLCTKLSALEDASTMDILLVDKTGTLTCNELKLHILKPFAPCTEQNLLLFAALCSDPLGENPIDKAILEKVDELHLSTKELGLDFQHYIPADPKTKMAKAIYKDKEGRQFIVLKGSVSTVLKTIGIDSTEVLDQAKTLETDGSRILAVAYGSPAANTLLGLIGFSDPLRNDAKELIAKIKWLGIKVVMVTGDQEFTAKSIGKQVGIGEHSITLSDSSAIDPQQIENYDIIAGVFPEDKYRIVQAFQKKNHVTGMTGDGVNDAPALRQAQVGIAVSNAVDVAKSAASLILTNPGLMDIIPAIMLSRAIFERILTYILNKIIKTVEVAFFMTLGLIVGNTFVLNPFLGVLLVLYNDVLTLSLVTDRVKPANRIRKWPIQSIVIAGTTIGIMLLFFSFGLFLVAKYALKLDPPHLQSISFILLVLEGQATLYLVRERHHLWHSLPSPWMIVTSVMVLLGLTFQATKGIGMENIGFSSLMAIVIAILLYFFILDSFKVWLFRRLHL; encoded by the coding sequence GTGCCTTACGACAGCAACAAGCTTTACTTAGGGTTATCATGGGCGGAAGCAAAAAAACGGTTGTTAGCAGAGGGTCCTAATACTCCCCCTGAAAAAAAGGAATCCTCTTTATTACTGTTTCTTTCTAAATTTTGGGCTCCTGTTCCATGGATGCTTGAAATAACGATTCTTTTAGAAATCCTTCTTCACCGAATCCATGATGGGATCGCCATTGCTGGATTCCTAGTTTGTTCCTCCATGCTTTCTTTTTTGCAAGAACATCGTTCGAAACGTGCCCTTTTTTCTCTGCTCAATAAACTTTCTCCTGACGTTCGAGTACTCAGAGATGGAGTATGGACAACAATCCCTGCAAAAGAACTGGTTTGTGGGGATCTTGTCCTTTTACGCAGCGGGGATATTGTCCCTGCCGATCTGCAACTCATCGATGGAGAAATAGAAGTAAATGAATCAGCAATAACTGGAGAGTCTCTCCCACGTACCGCTCAACCAGAAGAGAGGCTTTTAAGCGGATCTTTTGTGGAATCAGGACAAGCGCGTGGCATTGTCATCGCGACAGGAGCAAAAACCCACTTTGGAAAAACAACTCGGTTGATTGAAATTGCCTCTCCCCCAAGTGAAGCCCAAAAAGTCATATTCAATATCGTTAAAGCATTGGTCTATGTGGATAGTCTGCTCATCGCATTGATTTTTCTCTATGGAATGATAAAGATGGCGCCCCTATCCTTTCTCTTGCCTTATGCTCTTGTTATTCTTATAGCCTCCGTTCCTGTTACTTTGCCTTCTGTTTTTACCTTGGCCACAGCCCTAGGCTCAAAAGAGCTTGCAGAAAAAGGAGTGCTCTGTACCAAACTTTCTGCTTTAGAAGACGCCTCAACCATGGACATTTTGCTTGTAGATAAAACCGGAACGTTGACGTGTAATGAACTCAAGCTTCATATTTTAAAGCCCTTTGCTCCCTGTACGGAGCAAAATCTCCTGCTTTTTGCTGCGCTTTGTTCCGATCCTCTGGGAGAAAATCCTATCGATAAAGCTATCCTTGAAAAAGTAGACGAACTTCATTTGTCTACCAAAGAACTTGGCCTAGACTTTCAACATTATATTCCTGCAGATCCTAAGACCAAAATGGCTAAGGCTATATACAAAGATAAAGAAGGAAGGCAGTTCATAGTCCTCAAAGGATCTGTTTCTACAGTACTAAAAACGATAGGGATCGATTCAACAGAAGTACTGGATCAAGCAAAAACGCTTGAGACCGATGGCTCACGTATCCTTGCTGTTGCCTATGGTTCGCCTGCTGCCAATACGCTGCTGGGACTTATCGGTTTTTCGGATCCACTGAGGAACGATGCAAAAGAATTAATCGCAAAGATTAAATGGCTCGGTATCAAAGTGGTTATGGTCACTGGAGATCAGGAATTCACAGCAAAATCTATAGGAAAACAAGTAGGTATTGGAGAACATTCGATTACCTTATCAGATTCCTCGGCTATTGATCCCCAACAAATTGAAAACTATGATATTATAGCTGGGGTATTCCCTGAGGATAAATATAGAATTGTTCAGGCATTTCAAAAGAAAAACCATGTGACAGGAATGACAGGTGATGGCGTCAATGATGCCCCAGCGCTTCGACAAGCCCAAGTAGGAATAGCCGTTTCGAACGCTGTCGATGTTGCAAAATCCGCAGCTAGCCTTATTCTTACAAATCCAGGGCTAATGGATATCATTCCGGCAATTATGCTGAGCCGCGCTATTTTCGAAAGGATCCTCACTTATATCCTCAACAAAATAATCAAAACGGTAGAAGTAGCGTTCTTTATGACGCTAGGACTAATAGTTGGAAATACTTTTGTATTGAATCCATTTCTTGGTGTTCTTCTTGTCCTGTATAATGATGTGCTCACTCTTTCCCTAGTGACAGATAGGGTAAAACCAGCAAACCGGATCCGAAAATGGCCAATCCAATCGATTGTCATTGCAGGGACAACGATCGGTATTATGCTACTATTCTTTTCTTTCGGCCTCTTTTTGGTAGCTAAATATGCTTTAAAGCTGGATCCACCTCATCTCCAATCCATTAGTTTTATCCTTCTCGTATTGGAGGGACAAGCTACCCTCTACCTTGTTAGGGAACGACACCACTTATGGCATTCCCTTCCAAGCCCATGGATGATAGTTACCTCGGTCATGGTACTCTTAGGCCTAACTTTCCAGGCTACAAAGGGAATTGGCATGGAAAACATTGGATTTTCTTCTCTTATGGCTATTGTCATAGCCATTCTCCTTTACTTCTTCATTCTTGATTCTTTCAAAGTTTGGCTTTTTCGAAGGCTTCATCTTTAG
- a CDS encoding homoserine dehydrogenase, with translation MKAFNVGLIGLGNVGSRVWHNLLTHKKLLAEKSGKIIEIKRVAVRSLQKGYNLGLPKEILTTDWQDIVNDPEIDAVVELIGGIDISYEIITSALKKGKDVVTANKALLANHGQQIANIAFEQKRRILFEASVAGGIPLLQAIQDGLVANRFLMIAGIVNGTCNYILTEMTNQKSPYAEALKKAKELGYAEANEKLDVSGEDSAHKAAILCALSYRFWPKVEEIYTAGIESVDPMDIQYAADLGYILKLLAIIKKHPHSKKVEIRVHPTLLKKDHILSSVSGAFNAVIVKGDIVGDQLFYGRGAGGDPTASAVLSDLVELARYPSDVYHSRIFFSSTESEYKIMPISEIISRYYVRLNVVDKPGVLASIAQILGRKNIGISSVVQPEVSNLSQGVPLIIMVHDAKEKDFTEACAEMSKLPFLKGNPVIYRVEDFHAQGE, from the coding sequence ATGAAAGCTTTTAATGTCGGATTGATTGGCCTTGGCAATGTTGGCTCTCGGGTATGGCATAACCTATTAACCCACAAAAAATTATTAGCAGAAAAATCAGGGAAAATTATTGAAATCAAGAGGGTTGCTGTCCGTTCCTTACAAAAAGGATATAACTTAGGCCTACCTAAAGAGATCCTTACAACTGATTGGCAAGATATTGTCAACGATCCAGAAATTGATGCGGTAGTGGAGTTAATTGGTGGGATTGATATTTCGTATGAAATTATTACAAGTGCTTTAAAAAAAGGAAAGGATGTCGTAACCGCTAACAAAGCCTTACTAGCAAACCATGGGCAGCAGATAGCCAACATTGCTTTTGAGCAAAAAAGAAGAATTCTTTTTGAAGCCAGTGTAGCGGGAGGCATTCCTCTTCTACAGGCTATTCAAGATGGACTGGTAGCGAACCGATTTCTGATGATTGCTGGCATCGTTAATGGCACCTGCAATTATATTCTCACAGAGATGACCAACCAGAAAAGTCCTTATGCTGAGGCTCTCAAGAAAGCCAAAGAACTTGGCTATGCGGAAGCCAATGAAAAACTGGATGTGAGCGGTGAAGACAGTGCGCATAAAGCAGCCATCCTCTGTGCCCTCTCCTATAGGTTCTGGCCTAAAGTCGAAGAAATTTATACAGCCGGTATCGAATCTGTGGATCCCATGGATATCCAGTATGCGGCGGACCTGGGATATATTTTAAAACTGCTAGCCATTATAAAAAAACATCCCCATTCGAAAAAGGTTGAAATTCGGGTGCATCCCACCTTACTTAAAAAAGATCATATTCTTAGTTCGGTTTCAGGAGCATTCAATGCCGTCATTGTGAAAGGAGATATTGTGGGAGATCAGTTATTCTATGGAAGGGGAGCAGGTGGCGACCCCACAGCTAGCGCCGTACTGAGCGATCTGGTAGAACTCGCAAGATATCCTTCGGATGTCTATCATTCGAGGATTTTCTTTTCCAGTACTGAGAGCGAGTATAAGATTATGCCCATTTCGGAAATTATTTCCAGGTATTATGTCCGGCTTAACGTCGTCGACAAACCAGGAGTTCTGGCTTCTATTGCTCAAATCCTTGGAAGAAAGAATATTGGAATATCCTCTGTCGTTCAACCAGAGGTCTCAAACCTTTCCCAAGGCGTACCTCTTATCATCATGGTCCATGATGCCAAAGAAAAAGACTTTACAGAGGCTTGTGCAGAGATGTCTAAACTTCCTTTTCTTAAGGGAAACCCAGTGATATATAGAGTAGAGGATTTTCATGCTCAAGGTGAATAA
- a CDS encoding SH3 domain-containing protein, giving the protein MGRWISKIKKWNLHLIFLPIMSFAFLSCSSTIGGYEYNLVTKDKTPFYTQGPGEEVPDSYLDKGTRLKLLGSTGEGFVRVETTRGKKGFVPVSYLEKQDAYYGAPSSSFGPNW; this is encoded by the coding sequence ATGGGAAGGTGGATTTCGAAAATAAAAAAATGGAACTTGCATCTAATCTTTCTGCCTATTATGTCATTTGCTTTTCTCTCTTGTTCTTCAACCATTGGAGGGTATGAATATAACTTAGTGACGAAGGACAAGACCCCTTTTTATACTCAAGGGCCCGGAGAAGAAGTGCCCGATAGTTATCTAGATAAAGGAACACGGTTAAAACTGCTTGGCTCCACAGGAGAAGGGTTCGTTCGGGTAGAAACCACGCGAGGCAAAAAAGGATTTGTTCCTGTCTCCTATCTTGAAAAGCAAGATGCTTATTATGGCGCTCCTTCAAGCAGTTTTGGTCCTAATTGGTGA
- the thrC gene encoding threonine synthase: protein MLKVNNERSWQGIIKQYRDRLPVCANCPDITLLEGNTPLIPSTKLPQLFGKGLKVYFKYEGLNPTASFKDRGMVVAITKALEQNKRTVICASTGNTAASAAAYAARADLKCFVFLPRGKIALGKLSQAIMHGAEIVEIDGSFDDTMRMVIKLAALRPEIELVNSVNPSRIEGQKTAAFEICDTLGDAPDIHILPVGNAGNITAYWKGYKEYHESKLSSKLPQMLGFQAEGAAPIVKGKIIENPTTIASAIRIGNPASWKKAVEAARESSGKIDSVTDSEIIEAYQFLATKEGIFVEPASAVSLAGFLKICKENTLAKNSTVVMTLTGHGLKDPAFSESIFASFPRHQIPPSIDKALEILENAKKRN, encoded by the coding sequence ATGCTCAAGGTGAATAATGAAAGATCATGGCAGGGAATAATCAAGCAGTACCGGGATCGACTTCCCGTGTGCGCTAATTGCCCAGATATTACCCTCCTCGAAGGCAATACCCCCTTAATCCCTTCAACAAAACTTCCCCAGCTTTTTGGGAAAGGGTTGAAAGTCTATTTTAAATATGAAGGCCTCAATCCCACCGCCTCTTTTAAAGACCGAGGGATGGTGGTTGCGATAACCAAGGCTTTGGAGCAAAATAAAAGAACAGTCATTTGCGCCAGTACTGGCAACACCGCCGCTTCAGCAGCCGCTTACGCGGCAAGAGCTGATTTAAAATGCTTTGTTTTTCTTCCACGTGGAAAGATTGCATTAGGAAAGCTCTCGCAGGCCATTATGCATGGAGCAGAGATCGTAGAAATTGATGGATCCTTCGATGATACCATGCGAATGGTTATCAAACTAGCCGCTCTTAGACCAGAAATTGAACTAGTTAACTCCGTCAATCCAAGTCGGATTGAAGGACAAAAAACAGCAGCTTTTGAAATTTGTGATACCTTAGGCGATGCTCCAGACATTCACATTCTTCCTGTAGGAAACGCCGGGAACATCACCGCCTATTGGAAAGGCTATAAAGAATATCATGAAAGCAAGCTTTCAAGCAAACTGCCTCAGATGCTTGGCTTTCAAGCAGAAGGTGCCGCTCCTATTGTGAAAGGTAAAATCATAGAAAACCCAACGACGATTGCTTCAGCTATACGAATTGGCAATCCAGCAAGTTGGAAAAAAGCTGTAGAAGCAGCCAGAGAATCCTCAGGAAAAATTGATTCAGTCACTGATTCTGAAATCATTGAAGCCTATCAGTTTCTGGCTACAAAAGAAGGCATTTTTGTCGAACCCGCCTCCGCAGTATCGCTTGCTGGCTTTTTGAAAATCTGTAAAGAAAATACCCTTGCTAAGAATTCGACTGTGGTGATGACACTCACAGGTCATGGCCTAAAAGACCCAGCTTTCTCTGAATCTATCTTTGCTTCCTTCCCACGCCACCAGATCCCTCCTTCCATTGATAAAGCCTTAGAAATTCTAGAAAATGCAAAAAAAAGAAACTAA
- a CDS encoding D-alanyl-D-alanine carboxypeptidase family protein translates to MKNKNRQKLKLLLYVLFWAIPLLRLAMGEEATFIEKNLQARAALVWDVDQKKDLFSRDADSQYYPASTTKIMTALITYEKTKLEGTVTIQPGDLGLSECPVVRFLPGEKYSVKSLLYAMLLASSNEAAMALARHSGGTVMAFVDEMNKKARTLGCLHTHFQNPHGISYPGHMTCANDLRKIFEAFLAVPDLVKIAASVNYELFTVEGKPVQYLMSTNKLLDLYQGMVAGKTGWTPESRNTFVGLCQRKEKKLIIVILDSPNKWYDALVLLQPFFGGPLP, encoded by the coding sequence ATGAAAAACAAGAATAGACAGAAGCTAAAGCTATTGCTTTATGTCCTCTTTTGGGCTATTCCGCTGCTTCGATTAGCTATGGGTGAAGAAGCTACCTTTATTGAAAAGAATCTGCAGGCCAGAGCAGCCCTTGTATGGGATGTGGACCAAAAAAAAGATCTGTTTAGTCGCGATGCTGACTCACAGTATTATCCAGCAAGCACCACAAAAATCATGACTGCACTTATCACCTACGAAAAGACCAAACTGGAAGGGACCGTTACAATACAGCCCGGAGACCTCGGTCTATCGGAATGTCCTGTGGTTCGCTTTCTGCCTGGAGAAAAATACTCGGTCAAAAGTCTCCTCTATGCCATGCTTCTTGCTTCGAGCAATGAAGCAGCCATGGCTTTGGCCAGGCATTCTGGTGGGACTGTCATGGCCTTTGTCGATGAGATGAATAAAAAAGCAAGAACTTTAGGATGCTTGCACACCCATTTTCAGAATCCTCACGGGATTTCTTATCCTGGTCACATGACCTGTGCAAACGATTTGAGGAAAATTTTTGAAGCTTTTCTAGCTGTTCCAGACCTTGTAAAAATCGCTGCTTCTGTCAATTATGAACTATTTACTGTGGAGGGCAAACCCGTTCAATACCTTATGTCGACCAATAAACTGCTCGATCTTTATCAGGGTATGGTGGCTGGAAAAACTGGTTGGACCCCTGAATCCAGAAATACTTTCGTTGGTTTGTGCCAAAGAAAAGAGAAAAAACTCATCATTGTTATCCTAGATAGCCCTAACAAATGGTATGATGCGCTTGTGCTCTTACAACCTTTTTTTGGAGGCCCATTGCCATAA
- a CDS encoding GIY-YIG nuclease family protein: MRSQKERFIPFSSSFSLTDIPARKGSYLLIFFLSRTTIFFKQTKRLIAEGWYCYCGSARGNGGLRSRLSRHISVFKTAHWHIDLLTPQASFVAICLYERLTPFLECLLSQGLIHFYGLRAPLPGFGSTDCQKKCISHLLYTPNELDWEKISTKIIEKI, translated from the coding sequence ATGCGCTCTCAAAAAGAAAGATTTATCCCTTTTTCTTCTTCTTTTTCTCTAACTGATATACCAGCTAGAAAGGGATCCTATCTACTTATTTTCTTTTTAAGCAGAACAACCATTTTTTTTAAACAAACAAAGAGGCTGATAGCTGAAGGATGGTATTGTTATTGCGGTTCGGCCAGAGGGAATGGTGGCTTACGCAGCCGTCTTTCTAGGCATATTTCAGTTTTTAAAACTGCTCATTGGCATATTGATCTTTTGACCCCTCAGGCCTCTTTTGTAGCTATCTGCTTGTATGAACGTTTAACTCCCTTTCTAGAATGCTTGTTGAGCCAAGGATTGATCCATTTTTATGGTTTAAGGGCCCCTTTGCCAGGATTTGGCTCGACGGATTGCCAGAAGAAGTGTATAAGCCATTTGTTGTATACGCCAAATGAGTTGGATTGGGAAAAAATTAGCACAAAAATCATAGAGAAGATCTAA
- a CDS encoding zinc-ribbon domain-containing protein, whose product MKDPLDDRAKKAARIIASPQEFKVCESCGSIVSKNAVFCPNCNGYRFDCSKEMVIAQAEILGKRESTSISQEDYL is encoded by the coding sequence GTGAAAGATCCATTAGATGATAGAGCAAAAAAGGCTGCAAGGATTATTGCCTCTCCACAAGAATTTAAAGTTTGTGAAAGTTGTGGTTCAATTGTGTCGAAGAACGCTGTATTTTGCCCCAATTGTAATGGATACCGATTTGATTGTTCGAAGGAAATGGTGATAGCACAGGCAGAAATTTTGGGTAAAAGGGAGTCGACGTCGATTTCCCAAGAAGATTACCTTTAA
- a CDS encoding transposase — protein MPYHLVLVSKYRHKAITLLMLGCVHSMAKMRWEGEGGQLIEFKGESDPLHLLLALPPNLEHSCFVKSLKTTSFNPFRREFATAAGHFYRKPVLWIRPFCVIR, from the coding sequence GTGCCCTATCATTTAGTGCTTGTATCAAAATACCGCCACAAGGCGATAACTCTCCTAATGCTTGGCTGTGTGCATAGTATGGCTAAAATGCGCTGGGAGGGAGAGGGCGGACAGTTGATTGAGTTCAAGGGAGAATCGGATCCCCTTCACTTGCTGCTTGCTTTGCCACCAAATCTTGAACACAGCTGCTTCGTAAAGAGTCTTAAGACAACTTCTTTCAATCCTTTCCGCAGAGAGTTTGCCACGGCAGCCGGCCATTTCTATCGTAAGCCAGTACTTTGGATCCGTCCCTTCTGTGTTATTAGGTGA